ATTGTCGTAAAAACGGCCAATACCATCAGCTACCTCGCGAGTCCGCAGGATATCTTCTGTGGCGATGACATAGCGACCAACCGCAACAGCCAGGACGTAACAGGATTCCAGATGGGTAACACTTCCGTGCGCCACGCGAATGAAACATGGGCGTACAACCAGGGTGCACAGACCTCTTACGGTATCGCAGAGATCAGCACTACGAAAACCTACAATGGCGTCAACATCTTCAACCCACGTAAAAACGTATCGTCTGGTCGGATGGAGTTGATTTGCAACGGCGGTGCCATCACCGGTACCGAAGTATTTACTGGCACATACAAAGACATCAACAACTCACGTTACTGGCTCGGACGAAGCGAGTTCTTCGACTCTAGTTTCAACGGGTACCTGCTGGAAGTGATCTGCTATAACTCGCGTAACACCGACACCAATCGCAACCGCATCGAAACCTATCTCGCCTTGAAATACGGCATCACGTTGGGCGTTAACGGCACGAGTGTGAACTATGTAAGTTCGAACGGAACAACCGTATACTCTGCGGCCTCCGGATTCAACTACAACATTGCCGGTATTGGTCGCGACGACAACTCAGGGCTAAACCAGAAACAATCGCGGACCGAGAATTCAAGCTACGATGTTACGATGGGACTTGCGACGATTGAACCCCGTAACTCCGATAACAACAACACGTTTGACACGGATCGCAGCTTTTTAGTGTGGGGACATAACAATGCTACCCTTACCGCACAGGCACCGGTAGTAGTCAATATGAGTGCGGGCATTTCAGGCCTGACGTCAGAAGTGGAGTTCATTTCGATTGGACGTGTATGGCGTGTGGTAGAAACCGGTGGAGATGTAAAAACCGTGAAAGTATCGGTTCCTGAGGACTTACTTACTTCAACCGTCACACCTCCGGGCGCTTTCTTCATGTTCATTTCGTCAAGTCCCATCTTTAATCCAACCGCGGAATACCGCATCATGACCAAAAACGGGGTAAATCTGGAGACAACCTATGATTTCAGCGGCACCAAATACATCACCTTTGGTTACGCCCCGGAAAAAACGTTTGTACGTTCAATTGACTTCGATGGTGTAGATGATTACCTGGATGCCGGAAACGTTCTCAACCTTGGCAACAACTTTACCGTTTCGGCCTGGATCAAGCGCTCGGGCGCGAACCAAAGTATCGTATCGAAACGAAATGCAGGTTTCACATCCGGATATGACCTACGCATCAATAATGCGGGACGCGTAGAAATGAGTTGGATGAACGGTACCTTGCAGACCATTACGTCTACCGTTTCTATCCCAACCAACGTATGGCACAATGTCGCCGTCACATTCGATGGCACCACCGCCCGCCTGTATATTGATGGTGTTCTCAATGTATCACAGGCCCTTTCAACCGTTCCTGATACGAACGAGAGTTTCCTGATTGCAGCGGCAGGAGGTACGTCAACCACTTCCTTCTTTGATGGTACGATAGACGAAGTGCGTGTGTTCGGAACCGCCCTCTCGGCTGCCCAGCTCCGCTACATCATGAACCAGGAGGTCCGCCAGCATTCAGACGGCACCGTAAACGGCAGTATCGTGCCACAGTCGATCACATCGAACGACATCAAGACCGTAGCGTGGAGCCAGCTTAGGGCGTATTATCCGATGTCGACCTACACCTACACGAACGCAAAAGACGAATCCGTAAATGGCTACACGGCGTCGTTGAGAAACCTCACCACTGTCGACTACCAGACCGCCCCGCTTCCCTATGTGAGCAATGCCGACGGGAACTGGAATACGGCCGGAACCTGGAAAAATAGCAGCACACAGGATTTACCCTACGCGCTTTCAATTGTGGACGGCGCTACCCGTGTGACCTGGAACATCGTCGATATTGACCACAATGTGGTGTCAACCGGAAACAAAGATGTACTAAGCCTTGACCTGGCCAGCGGAAAAACCCTCACAGCCAGCAACGATACCCGTATCGGTGTATCACACTATCTGCTGCTGAACGGAAAACTCGACCTGGTTGGAAAATCGCAATTGGTGCAGTCACAAAACAGCGACCTGGCCATCACAAGCTCCGGATCGATTGAACGCGACCAGCAGGGTTCGAACAACGTCTATAATTACAACTACTGGTCATCTCCGGTAGGTGCAACCAGCACTACAGCCAACAACACCGACTATACCATTAGTGGCGTGTTGCGTGACGGTACTGACGAGAACAATCCTCTCGCCATTAACTGGACATCGGGATACAACGGCGCGGCAGGAACCCCTATCACGCTGTCAAGTTCCTGGATTTATAAATTTGGGAACCTGTCGAACGACTATGCCAACTGGCAATATGTAGGTCAGGATGGGACTATGCGCGCCGCCGAAGGATTTACCATGAAAGGAAGCGGTGCGGGGTCTTCGCAGAATTATGTATTCACAGGCAAACCGAACAACGGACTCATCGAGCTTCCGATCGCGGCATCCAACCTCAACCTGTGTGGCAACCCGTATCCATCGGCACTTGACGCGAATACCTTTATCACCGACAACCTTGGCGTTCTCGACGGAACCCTGTATTTCTGGATCCACTACAGCACCAATAACACGCACAACCTGGCGGATTACCAGGGTGGTTATGCGGCACGTACGTTGGTAGGTGGCACAAATGCGGTGAGCCCGCCGGGCGTTAGCGGCCTTGGTTCTAACTCCCGTGTTCCGCAGCGCTATATCCCTGTCGGACAAGCGTTCTTTGTCACGGCCAATTCGACAGGCGGTACCATTACGTTCAACAACAACCAACGGGCCTATGTCAAGGAAGACAACAGTCAGTCGGGTGTGATGTTCCGAAGCGGAAACAGCGCAGCAGCATCACTGGATGACCTTTCGGAAACAAATGTACAGGAAGACAACTTCCCTACCGTTCGAATCGGATTTACCATGCCGAATGATTACCACCGTGGACTTCTGCTCGGTTTTATGGGCGCCAATGCTACCGATGGCATTGACGTTGGGTACGATGCCGTACTGTTCGACGAACTGCCATATGATATGTACTTTGTCAACGGGGAAAACCGACTGGTGATTTCGGGCGAAGGTGATCTTGACGTCAGCCGCAATTACCCATTGGGTGTAAAGGTTTCCGAAAAAGGATTCGTGAAGTTCTCATTGGATGAGATGCTACACTTCCCGACGGCGATGAACTGTTTCCTATATGACGCCTATCTGGGTATCTATCATAACCTCAGCCAATCCGAATATGAGCTAACGCTTCCGGAAGGCGTTTACAATCAACGTTTTTATATCCGATTCAGCACAGCCAATACGCTTGGAACCGCCGATGTGCCGACCACTGCGACTACGGGTATACGTTATGAATCGTCCAAACACGAACTGGTGATCGAACCGGCACCGTCCACAACGGTCACCTCTGCATTGTTATTCAACATGTTGGGGCAACAAATTGCCAATTGGGAACTAGAGAAAATGGGACAGGAAATGATCCGGATTCCGATTACAAAAGCCACTTCCGGGACCTACATCGTGAAGTTGCTGACAAGTATGGGGCCTGTCAGCAGGAAAATCGTAATCCAGTAGTTTACTCACCCTTTTTGCCCGCGAAAGACCGCCCTAACCGGCGGTCTTTCTTTTTTATCTAAAATCCTGAGAAAAAGCAGGATAAAAATTACGTTTCGCAAAACGAGAATAAAACAACAAACTTCCCATTAACACTGCGAAAACCCTCAAAAACACTATGCAAAACATGTAGTTTATCGACGAAATACACCCGTCAACGATTATTTTTCGTGCACGCGTAAAGGGAGATTAATTTCGACCCCGGTTTCAGTCCCCAAACCTGGAACCGACCGTAACATGAAACACATAACCAGTACAAAATCATTACTCCAATTCGGAATCATCCTACTTGCATTTTCCGCTTTTGGGCAGCCCGTCGTACTGAATTCGGAGACATTTGAGTCGGCTTCGGGCTCGGTCACCGGTATTTGGACGATGGGTACAAACGCCTCGCTCAGCACCACCTTTGCGCATGACGGCTCGCGATCCATGCGCTTTCAAAGTGGCGGAACCACATCCAACACCACGCTTACTTCCAGTGTCTTTGCCACTTTGTCACTCTATGACAAGATTGACGTCAAGTTTTTTCTTTACACAAACTCCACCACTGCCGGCGATTATGTCGAATTGCAATACCGTCCTACCGCGCTTGCATCGTATGTTCCGGTAAGGCGTTTCACTATTGGTTCCTCTACCACCCCGGCAGACATCAATGACAATGTAAACCGCTATGCGTTCATCGCGACAATGTTCAGAACCGATAGCAGTTTCGGCCCCTACAGCTTAACAGGCAACTTCCGTTTTGTGGCGTCTTTGTCTGGCAGCAACCGATTTCTCTACATTGACAACCTAACCGTTAGCGGCACGGTTTACAATACGATCTCACAAGGCCCGGGAGGCATCACGTCCGGCCTTGAAACATGGCTTCGGGCCGACCGCGTCAACGGAACAACCGTTGGAACCGACAACGCAAATCTGGCTACATGGAGAGACTGTGCGAAAGGACACGATGCAAGCGTTATGGATAACTCGAGCAGTTGGGCAGCAACCAATCTCACCCTTCGTCCTGTTTACAATAACAACAGTACCCGGAATATGAACTTTAACCCCGTGGTGTATTTCGGCAACGACCCCACGACGGTAAACTTCAGTGAATATACAGGTCTCACCAACCGGGCAGAAATGAATGGCACCGGTGGTTTTTTCACCCATGAACAGTTCGTGGTGTTCGCAATCGACTACGCTACGACAATCAACTCGTCTACGCCGATACAGTCGATTTACGTAGGCCAGATGTCAACGACAAACCCGTGGGATCGCGATACGGGCGGATTTGCAGTCGGGCAGTTCACCGGTCGATTTAACAACGAAGTAATCAACTATTCGCTTGGCACCACCGGCACGCCCGTGGGATACGGAGTAGCCGCTGAAAATGTGACCTACACCAATCTGCGTGGTTTTCTCAACTGCAGAAATACGGCGGCTGCCAATGGACTCGAACTATACCTCAACGGCACCGACATAGAGACAACAGAAGTCGGAGCGGCGCAGTTCGTGAATTCGTCGAACAGGCGGTACTGGTTAGGAAGGTCACAGGTAACAAATGGCAGTCTTAACGGGCGTATAGCGGAGTGTATCACCTTCTCCTCTCGCCTCTCGAACGCCCAGCGCTCCCGCGTTGAGAGTTATTTGGCGATAAAATACGGCGTTACACTCGGAGTGAACGGTACCTCTCAAAACTATGTTGACTCATCCGGCAGTATCATTTGGAATACGGGTACTCACAACGGTTACAACTTCAACATTGCGGGCATCGGACGCGATGACGCGGGTACATTGAACCAAAAGCAGTCCCGCAGCGCCAACTCGGGCGAAGTAGTCACCGTTGGTTTGGGCACGATTGCCACAACCAATTCGGCCAATACCAATACATTCACTACAGACAGGAGCTTTTTGATGTGGGGATCCAACAATGGTACGATTGCCAATGCTACTACACCGGTAACTGTTACATATCCGGGGGCGGGTGTGTTCACTTCAACAGACGTGATCAACCGCAGATGGAAATTTGTCGAAACGGGAGGCGACGTTGCAACAGCTCGCGTATCCATCCCTACCACCACGCTTTCTTCACTTTACACAGTCTCCGCATCCGACGCTTATGTAATGGTTGTCTCCGACAATGCAGCCTTCACATCAGGCGTGGAAACGGTCTTCATGTCGGTCTCCGGATCTGACCTGATTGCAAACTATGATTTCGACGGCGCGAAGTTTGTTACTTTTGGGGTGGCACGTGGAAAAGCGAGCACGTCACGACTAACCCTTGACGGAGTAGACGATTATGTTCGCATGGACAATGTAAACGAATTGGGAAGTGCTTTCACGGTAATGTCCTGGATTCGTCCAACTGGAGCCAACACACTCGCGTCAAACGAAACGATCATAGCGAAACGACCAGGAAGCACCAGCGGATACCGCATTTTATTGCTTACGTCAAATAAAGTGCGCGCCGAATGGACGGTATCGGGCACTACCTATGGACTCACATCCAATACGGTACTACCTGACCTTAAATGGCGCCATATCTGTTTCACCTACAATGGAACTACCCTTACGCTTTACATCGACGGCGTCGTTGATTCAACCGCTTCCATAAATACGGCGCCCGTTGCAACGACGGCTAACTTTACAATTGGCGCTGAGTACAACTCTAAATCATCGATTTCCAACTATTTCAGGGGCGATATTGACGAATTGAGAATATGGAATAAAGCGCTTACGATGACGGAGATACGTTTCGTTATGAACCAGGAGATTGCCCAAAACGGTTCGGCAACGCGTGGAACGGTACTCCCCACCACCATTCCGATGCACGATATAAGTGGCACAACGTGGGCTTCCCTCACTGCCTACTACTCGATGAACAATTTTATCGGGTCGCACGTATCGGATGATTCAAACAGCAAGAACAGAGGTTTTCTGGTATCAAACACACCAAGCATCAATGCACAGACCGCCCCATTGCCTTATACGAGTGCTTCTGCTTCAACCTGGACAAATAGCGCAACCTGGACGAATGGAACCCTTGTAGATGCACCAAGCTCGGTGTCAATTGTAGATAATACTACTGTTGTCGGTTGGAACATCGTGCAAACGAGCCATAACATTACGTCCAACAATAGCGTCAAGGTAATGGGTCTGTTCGTCAACTCCAACACCCTATCCGCAGCAACCGCAACCAATATCGAGGTATCCCATTATCTCTTGCTATCAGGCAAAATCGACTTGGTTGGCAAGGCGCAATTGGTTCAGACGAATAATAGTGAGCTTGCCACTAGTAGCGGAGGATCAATCGAGAGAGACCAACAGGGCACCCGAAACCTTTTCAACTATAACTATTGGTGTTCTCCGGTAAGTACGATCAATACGACCTCGAACAACAATGGGTACACCCTGGGTGGCGTGCTGCGTGACGGCACAACACCGTCGGCTCCGGCGTCTATTAGCTGGACAAGTAGTTTGAACGGCTCTGCTACATCACCGATTACCTTGAGCGACCAGTGGATCTACACCTATAACAACGCCAACGGAGCTTACTCTGAGTGGATTTATCAAAGCACCACCGGCAACATCGCATCCGGACTCGGATTTACGATGAAAGGAAGCGGTGCCTCGGGCGCTTCCCAAAATTATGTTTTCGTAGGAAAACCCCACAACGGAACCATTACGATCCCTGTAACGGCAAACAACCTGGTACTGTGCGGAAACCCATACCCATCGGCACTGGATGCAGTTCAATTTATTAAAGACAATATTTCCGGCAGCAACTCTAACCCAGGTTCAAGTGCCTCACTCGACGGCACATTGTACTTCTGGCAGCAGGGGGCAGATAACGCCTCCCACATACTTGCTAACTATACCGGCCGTTACGCGTCTATGAACCTTTTGGGCTCTGTAACGGGTGTAGTACCATCCGGAATAAACGGGTTAGGTGCGGGAAGTTATTCTGCCCCGAAACAGTACATCCCGGTAGGACAAGGTTTCTTCGTTCAGGCAAATACGACCGGCGGAAGCATCACCTTCAAAAACAGCCAGCGTATTTTCAAAACGGAAGACGATACCAACTCTTCTTCCCTTATGCGTACTTCGGAGGCACAGGCCGACGGAGGCTCAGAAAATCCTGCAACCACCTCAACAACTCCGGTTATCAAGCTCGGCTTTAACTCGGTTGATCATTGGCACCGCCAAATCGCCATTGGTTTCGACGGCCAGAATGCAACAGATGGTTTTGACTACGGGTACGATTCAATCAATTTCGATGACTTCCCAAGCGATATGAACTTCCTGCAGGATACCAACAAACTCGTGATCCAGGGAGTAGCTGATTTCACGCTGACAGCTTCTTACCCACTGACAGTTAAATCAGACCTAAGCGGAGTGGTACGATTTGAAATTGACGAATTGGAAAACTTTGATCCTGAGCGCGCTATCTACCTTTATGACGATACCACCGGCATCTACCACGACCTGAAGCAGAACCCTGCCGAGGTAACGATTGACGCCGGCACATACGACAACCGTTTCTTCCTTCGCTTCCTTAACCCGTCACTCGGAACAGGTGAAGACGAAATGGCACAGCCGATCAAAGTATCGTACCTCAACAGCAATGGCACACTGGTGATCCACAATAATACGACCGGCACAACAGTGAAAGACGTACGCCTGTTCAACATCATGGGCCAACAGGTCGGAAGTTGGAAAGTGGAGGCCACGGCTGATCAAACCAACATTGTGCTTCCGGTATCGAAATTGAGTACCGGTACCTATATCGCGAAAGTAACCTCCGACAAAGGTACAGTTGCCCAAAAAGTAGCGATCCGATAAAAACACCTTTTTTAAAAAAAGAAGCCCGACATGCAACCCGTGTCGGGCTTTTTTTATTACGCGCTGACTGTCAATATCTTATGCACGCATAAGAACACGAAATAAACTACTAAAAAACGACCCGTAGTTCTACGTAAGTCTACGTCATACATCGTTTTTTTGCGCCTGTTATCGAAAAAAAGCCTGATTCTGTTAAGGTACTGTTACCTTAGCCCCCAAGATTACAAGAAGCCCAAAAATCTTATGAAACCAAACCTAATTACCCACCTCGCAGGCGTAGCCATGCTCGTTTTTTTCAGCGGCAAGGTTTACAGCCAGGACGACAACGAAGACACCCCGCTTCCGTCCGACACCTTCCCTAAAGTACGTTTGGCTTATTACGGCCACAACAACGCCCAACGCCAATTACTGATCGGATTTCAGGGTGCTCCCTGCACCGACGGCGTCGACCCGGGTTACGATGCCATCAACATCTTTGACCTGCCAAACGATGCGTATTTCTGGGTCAACCAAACCGAACTCTTCATTCAGGGAGTTGGTGAATTTAATCCGGATAATGTGTATCCGCTCGGCGTAAAATCGGATGACGATGGCAACATTACGATTCAGTTACTGGAGACGGAAAATTTCGATCCGACGCAACCGATTTACATCTACGACAACGAAACGGGTATCTACCACAGTCTTAAAGGTGGTACGATGACGGTAGCAGTCGGCACTGGCACGTTCAACGACCGGTTCTCTCTTCGGTTTAGCCAAACGTCCTTGAGTACACCCACATTGGAACCATCTAAATCGGTAGGTATACATTACTACAGTTCCAACAACCTATTGCATGTTGCAGCAACAAATAGCGCGTCGACGCTGTCTTCGATGTCCTTGATTTCTATGACGGGGCAGGTCGTGTCTTCATGGACGGTCAACGGCACGGAAGCCGATGTCGCCCTTACCGGACTCGCCTCTGGCGTGTATCTTGTAACCGTGAATGCCTCGACCGGTACCGCGACGAAAAAAATCAGCATTCGATAGACAGATAGACCTGTCGCAAAATAAAAAGGGGCTGTCTTTGTGAGACAGTCCCTTTCCTTTTGGGTATAATGTACAAACTACAAAACCAGAACCTTCGATCAGGTGACGGTCACGACAGGGGGAGGAGTGCGGAGGAAGCTAAAAAGCCCCACTAATTGTCGTTTGCGAACCCTGACTAAGAAACGTATTGGCTGTAAGTAATTGGCAAATCGTCCGACAAAAATGCGTACATAGGATGCACCGACTGTAAGCTATTTTAGGACGCGACAACGACCCGGATACTGTATGGATTAAGTATGGATACTGTATGGATACTGTATGGATAGTGTATGGATAAAGTATCAGATGGTGACAAATTACACCTCCAGCCCCCTTCGCTCTCTACACCCACTACTCCACTTGCTACCTGGCTGAAAAACGTTGCAACAGTGCCGTTAACTCCGGTAGCGTAACGGTTCGTTGCTCGCCCGATCGCAAGTCCTTTAGTGTAAATACCTGCTGTTCCATTTCGGTATCACCGGCCAATGCCGCATACGGAATGCCTTTTTTATCTGCATGCTGGAACTGCTTGCCTATTTTCGCCGCATCCGGATACAACTCTGCCCGAACGCCCGCTTTCCTCAGGGAAGCGATGGCCCTGCTCGCATAAAGCGCTTCCGCATCGCCAAAATTCAGGAACAGCACATTCGACGCCGCAGTCACTTCCGCGGGGAAAAGGCCGAGCTCTTCCAATACCAGGTAAATCCGGTCGAGGCCAAACGAAATACCGACCCCGCTCATCCCTTTCAATCCGAAGATACCCGTCAGGTCATCATATCGTCCGCCGCCACCTATTGAACCCATGGCAACCGTATCTGGAGCCGCGACTTCAAAAATAGCGCCGGTGTAATAGTTGAGTCCGCGTGCCAGTGTCACATCCAACACCAACTCCGATGAGCGCAGTCCGAGTGCCGCAATTGCCTCACAGATAAAACGCACCTCTTCGATGCCTTTGAGTCCCGTTTCCGATTCTGCCAATAACGATGTCAATGTTACAAGTTGTTCGGAAACACTTCCCGTCAAATGAAACAAAGGAGCAAGGTGATCCAGGGCCTCATTTGTAAGTCCTTTTTCGAGCATTTCCTTCCGCACACCCTCTTCCCCTATCTTATCGAGCTTATCCAGGGCAACGGTGAAATCGATTAATTTATCAGACGCTCCAATGGCATCGGCAATACCCGACAATATCTTACGGTTATTGATTTTGATGCGCGTACCGACAAGGCCAAGTTCCGAAAACACGCTGTCATATAACTGCACCAACTCTACTTCCTGCCAAAGAGAAGTCGATCCCACCACATCGGCGTCGCACTGGTAGAACTCCCGAAAACGTCCTTTCTGCGGACGATCCGCGCGCCATACCGGTTGCATTTGGTAGCGCTTGAAGGGAAACTCGATCTCATTCTGGTGCTGCACCACATAGCGGGCAAACGGAACCGTAAGGTCGTATCGAAGGGCCTTTTCGGATATTTTTACCGCCACTTTCCGGCTGTCAGCCAGCTCATCCGGCGTGACCTTCGATAGAAAATCGCCGGAGTTGAGTATTTTGAAAATCAGCCGGTCGCCTTCTTCTCCGTATTTCCCCATCAGGGTCTCCGAATTCTCAAACGAAGGGGTCTCAATCGGTTGGTACCCGAAGCGTTCGAATTGCGTCCGGATGGTTCCGAAGATGTAGTTGCGCCTGGCCACTTCCGAAGGGGAAAAATCACGTGTGCCTTTTGGTATACCGGGTTTCTGTGCCATGATGAAGGAATTTCGGTGCAAATATCCCACTTTATGTCAAAGAAAAGAAACGTACCAGACGATTTCAGTCGCCCAATATCTGTAACAAATGCCGTAACTTCGTGACAAACCGGCACCATGTTAAAACTGCTGCGCGAAAACATCCGCACCGCCCTCGGCTCTATTCGTTCGCAATTGCTGCGAACCGTCCTTACCATTGTAATCATCGGCATCGGTATCTGGGCCCTCGTGGGCATCCTTGCCAGTGTGGCGGCGCTGCAGGCGACGATGAACGCCAATTTCGCCGATATGGGCTCAAACACCTTCAGCATCACGCAGTATGACTGGTCAGAACGGCTCGAAGATGAATCCGAGCGCGAAGAAAATCCGGCAATCTCCTACCCGCAGGCCAAAGCCTTCAAAGAGCGCTACGACTTCCCGCAAAGCACCGTCTCACTCGCCTTTCAGGCAACTGCAAAAGCGGAAGTACGCTACGAATCCAAAAAGACCGATCCCAACATCCAGGTGTGGGGCGTCGACGAAAATTTCCTTTCCAACACCGGATCGGAAACCACGCTAGGGCGCAATTTCACGAATTTCGACATTACCAACAACGCCAGCGTCTGCATCGTCGGCTCCGACTTTATAAAAGGATTGCTGAAAGACGTTGATCCCATCGACAAAGTCATCTCGGTGCGGGGTGCCCGTTTTCGCGTTATCGGCGTGCTGAAAGAGAAAGGCGCCACGTTCGGCAACAACCAGGATCTTCGGGTAATGATCCCGATACAACGCGCCCGTTCCCTCTTTTCGGCATCCGGCATCAATTACAATGTCAGTGTGAAAGTAGAGCGCGGCGATGTCATCGATGCGGCCGTTGACCACGCGACCCTCGCCATGAAAACCATCCGTCGGGTAGGCCCGGCCAAAAAACCGAACTTCGGCATCGAACGAAGCGACGATTTGATCCATCGTATCGCGGAAGTAACAGATTACCTGAAGTATGCGGCCATCGTCATCAGTATTATTACCATTTTGGGGTCCTCCATCGCGCTGATGAACATCATGGTGGTCTCAGTAACCGAACGCACCCGCGAAATCGGCGTCCGGAAGGCTCTCGGTGCTAAAAAACGTACGATTGCCACACAGTTTTTCATCGAAACCGTGGTGATTGGGCAGTTGGGCGGGCTGCTGGGTATTATTTTGGGGCTTCTGACAGAATGGGGCATATCCGCCGCCTTTGACCTCGAATTTGTAGTGCCATGGGCCGCCGGTATCTGGGCGATTGTAGTGAGTTTTATAGTGGCATTGGTATCCGGACTATTTCCCGCCATCAAAGCCGCCAACCT
This genomic interval from Flavobacterium sp. HJ-32-4 contains the following:
- a CDS encoding LamG-like jellyroll fold domain-containing protein — translated: MKHITSTKSLLQFGIILLAFSAFGQPVVLNSETFESASGSVTGIWTMGTNASLSTTFAHDGSRSMRFQSGGTTSNTTLTSSVFATLSLYDKIDVKFFLYTNSTTAGDYVELQYRPTALASYVPVRRFTIGSSTTPADINDNVNRYAFIATMFRTDSSFGPYSLTGNFRFVASLSGSNRFLYIDNLTVSGTVYNTISQGPGGITSGLETWLRADRVNGTTVGTDNANLATWRDCAKGHDASVMDNSSSWAATNLTLRPVYNNNSTRNMNFNPVVYFGNDPTTVNFSEYTGLTNRAEMNGTGGFFTHEQFVVFAIDYATTINSSTPIQSIYVGQMSTTNPWDRDTGGFAVGQFTGRFNNEVINYSLGTTGTPVGYGVAAENVTYTNLRGFLNCRNTAAANGLELYLNGTDIETTEVGAAQFVNSSNRRYWLGRSQVTNGSLNGRIAECITFSSRLSNAQRSRVESYLAIKYGVTLGVNGTSQNYVDSSGSIIWNTGTHNGYNFNIAGIGRDDAGTLNQKQSRSANSGEVVTVGLGTIATTNSANTNTFTTDRSFLMWGSNNGTIANATTPVTVTYPGAGVFTSTDVINRRWKFVETGGDVATARVSIPTTTLSSLYTVSASDAYVMVVSDNAAFTSGVETVFMSVSGSDLIANYDFDGAKFVTFGVARGKASTSRLTLDGVDDYVRMDNVNELGSAFTVMSWIRPTGANTLASNETIIAKRPGSTSGYRILLLTSNKVRAEWTVSGTTYGLTSNTVLPDLKWRHICFTYNGTTLTLYIDGVVDSTASINTAPVATTANFTIGAEYNSKSSISNYFRGDIDELRIWNKALTMTEIRFVMNQEIAQNGSATRGTVLPTTIPMHDISGTTWASLTAYYSMNNFIGSHVSDDSNSKNRGFLVSNTPSINAQTAPLPYTSASASTWTNSATWTNGTLVDAPSSVSIVDNTTVVGWNIVQTSHNITSNNSVKVMGLFVNSNTLSAATATNIEVSHYLLLSGKIDLVGKAQLVQTNNSELATSSGGSIERDQQGTRNLFNYNYWCSPVSTINTTSNNNGYTLGGVLRDGTTPSAPASISWTSSLNGSATSPITLSDQWIYTYNNANGAYSEWIYQSTTGNIASGLGFTMKGSGASGASQNYVFVGKPHNGTITIPVTANNLVLCGNPYPSALDAVQFIKDNISGSNSNPGSSASLDGTLYFWQQGADNASHILANYTGRYASMNLLGSVTGVVPSGINGLGAGSYSAPKQYIPVGQGFFVQANTTGGSITFKNSQRIFKTEDDTNSSSLMRTSEAQADGGSENPATTSTTPVIKLGFNSVDHWHRQIAIGFDGQNATDGFDYGYDSINFDDFPSDMNFLQDTNKLVIQGVADFTLTASYPLTVKSDLSGVVRFEIDELENFDPERAIYLYDDTTGIYHDLKQNPAEVTIDAGTYDNRFFLRFLNPSLGTGEDEMAQPIKVSYLNSNGTLVIHNNTTGTTVKDVRLFNIMGQQVGSWKVEATADQTNIVLPVSKLSTGTYIAKVTSDKGTVAQKVAIR
- a CDS encoding T9SS type A sorting domain-containing protein, translating into MKPNLITHLAGVAMLVFFSGKVYSQDDNEDTPLPSDTFPKVRLAYYGHNNAQRQLLIGFQGAPCTDGVDPGYDAINIFDLPNDAYFWVNQTELFIQGVGEFNPDNVYPLGVKSDDDGNITIQLLETENFDPTQPIYIYDNETGIYHSLKGGTMTVAVGTGTFNDRFSLRFSQTSLSTPTLEPSKSVGIHYYSSNNLLHVAATNSASTLSSMSLISMTGQVVSSWTVNGTEADVALTGLASGVYLVTVNASTGTATKKISIR
- the hisS gene encoding histidine--tRNA ligase — translated: MAQKPGIPKGTRDFSPSEVARRNYIFGTIRTQFERFGYQPIETPSFENSETLMGKYGEEGDRLIFKILNSGDFLSKVTPDELADSRKVAVKISEKALRYDLTVPFARYVVQHQNEIEFPFKRYQMQPVWRADRPQKGRFREFYQCDADVVGSTSLWQEVELVQLYDSVFSELGLVGTRIKINNRKILSGIADAIGASDKLIDFTVALDKLDKIGEEGVRKEMLEKGLTNEALDHLAPLFHLTGSVSEQLVTLTSLLAESETGLKGIEEVRFICEAIAALGLRSSELVLDVTLARGLNYYTGAIFEVAAPDTVAMGSIGGGGRYDDLTGIFGLKGMSGVGISFGLDRIYLVLEELGLFPAEVTAASNVLFLNFGDAEALYASRAIASLRKAGVRAELYPDAAKIGKQFQHADKKGIPYAALAGDTEMEQQVFTLKDLRSGEQRTVTLPELTALLQRFSAR
- a CDS encoding ABC transporter permease — its product is MLKLLRENIRTALGSIRSQLLRTVLTIVIIGIGIWALVGILASVAALQATMNANFADMGSNTFSITQYDWSERLEDESEREENPAISYPQAKAFKERYDFPQSTVSLAFQATAKAEVRYESKKTDPNIQVWGVDENFLSNTGSETTLGRNFTNFDITNNASVCIVGSDFIKGLLKDVDPIDKVISVRGARFRVIGVLKEKGATFGNNQDLRVMIPIQRARSLFSASGINYNVSVKVERGDVIDAAVDHATLAMKTIRRVGPAKKPNFGIERSDDLIHRIAEVTDYLKYAAIVISIITILGSSIALMNIMVVSVTERTREIGVRKALGAKKRTIATQFFIETVVIGQLGGLLGIILGLLTEWGISAAFDLEFVVPWAAGIWAIVVSFIVALVSGLFPAIKAANLDPIEALRYE